The following coding sequences are from one Nilaparvata lugens isolate BPH chromosome 4, ASM1435652v1, whole genome shotgun sequence window:
- the LOC111051282 gene encoding zinc transporter 7, producing MIPLSHRDSNRSYNNSIPSYIKEKIGGWVRLIFADRNSRNLFLFLILNLSFAVVELLYGVWTNSLGLISDSFHMFFDCTGLVAGLAASVITKWRANDKYSYGYVRAEVLAGFVNGLFLLFIAFFILSEAVERAIEPPEVKHERLFVVSVLGLLVNLVGIYAFQHGHGHSHGGGSGHGHSHGGGGHSHNHAHNNHDHGGHGHSHDFTGNGNSQIMKGVFLHILADTLGSVGVIISAVLMQMFGWMIADPICSMFIAILIGLSVLSLIKESVMILMQRQPVTLDAVLPQCYQKVMQLPGVYSIQEPHFWTLCSDFYVGALKLEVTESADPKYVVSHTQMIFTAVGVRQLYVQLDYAAM from the coding sequence ATGATTCCATTATCTCATAGGGATTCGAATAGAAGCTACAACAACAGTATACCATCTTACATTAAGGAAAAAATAGGTGGCTGGGTTCGTTTAATTTTCGCCGACCGGAACTCTagaaacttatttttatttttaatattgaatttgtcGTTTGCGGTAGTTGAACTTTTATACGGGGTATGGACCAACAGTCTGGGACTAATATCGGATTCATTCCATATGTTTTTCGATTGCACGGGTCTAGTAGCGGGGCTTGCGGCATCGGTCATCACCAAGTGGCGTGCCAACGATAAGTACTCTTACGGGTATGTGAGGGCCGAGGTTTTGGCCGGCTTTGTCAACGGACTGTTTTTGTTGTTTATAGCGTTCTTTATACTGTCGGAAGCGGTGGAACGTGCTATAGAACCACCGGAGGTGAAGCATGAGCGCTTGTTCGTGGTTTCGGTGCTAGGCTTACTGGTGAACTTGGTCGGTATTTATGCATTCCAACATGGCCACGGACATTCGCACGGAGGGGGGTCAGGTCATGGACACTCTCATGGAGGCGGTGGCCACTCGCACAACCATGCGCACAACAATCACGATCATGGAGGCCACGGACACAGTCACGACTTCACGGGCAACGGCAACTCACAGATCATGAAGGGTGTGTTTCTGCACATACTGGCCGACACTCTGGGAAGTGTCGGTGTCATCATATCGGCCGTGCTGATGCAGATGTTCGGCTGGATGATCGCCGACCCAATCTGCTCCATGTTCATAGCCATCCTGATCGGACTGAGCGTACTAAGTCTGATCAAGGAGTCTGTGATGATTCTGATGCAGCGACAGCCGGTGACGCTGGACGCTGTGCTGCCGCAGTGCTACCAGAAAGTGATGCAACTGCCCGGTGTCTACAGCATCCAGGAGCCGCACTTCTGGACGCTGTGCAGTGACTTCTATGTGGGTGCTCTGAAACTGGAAGTGACCGAATCGGCCGACCCCAAGTACGTTGTCAGTCACACGCAAATGATATTCACCGCTGTCGGTGTCAGGCAGTTGTATGTACAGTTGGACTATGCTGCCATGTGA